One Acidobacteriota bacterium genomic window carries:
- a CDS encoding polyisoprenoid-binding protein yields the protein MAQTQQSPAIVTWNIDPAHSNAQFSVRHLMISNVKGEFTRVSGVVRLDKDNPEGVSVEASIDVNTINTREPDRDNHLKSPDFFDVAKHPTITFKSKRVAKSPGGLKLKGDLTIHGVTREVTLDVEGPTPPTKDPWGNTRIGASATTKINRKDFGLTWNQALETGGVMVGEEVKITIDVELVAQAGDK from the coding sequence ATGGCACAGACTCAGCAATCGCCGGCAATCGTCACATGGAATATCGATCCGGCGCATTCGAACGCGCAATTCTCCGTGCGCCATCTGATGATTTCGAACGTCAAAGGCGAATTCACACGGGTCAGCGGAGTGGTCCGGCTTGACAAGGATAATCCTGAAGGCGTTTCCGTGGAAGCTTCCATCGACGTGAACACCATCAACACGCGGGAACCCGACCGCGACAACCATTTGAAGAGTCCCGACTTTTTCGATGTGGCAAAACATCCCACGATCACCTTTAAGTCCAAACGCGTCGCCAAAAGCCCGGGCGGATTGAAGTTGAAGGGCGACCTGACGATCCATGGCGTGACACGTGAAGTCACGCTGGATGTCGAGGGACCGACGCCGCCAACGAAGGACCCCTGGGGCAACACCCGCATCGGCGCTTCGGCAACCACAAAGATCAACCGCAAAGATTTTGGCTTGACATGGAACCAGGCGCTCGAAACCGGCGGCGTCATGGTGGGCGAGGAAGTCAAGATCACGATTGATGTGGAACTCGTGGCGCAAGCCGGCGACAAATAG
- a CDS encoding (2Fe-2S)-binding protein, which produces MARISEIHVNGKRHAIDADAEATLLSVLRDGLDLTGTKFGCGEGQCRACTVLLDGKPIHSCLTPVGDAAGKQITTIEGLAKDGNLHPVQQAFLDAEAFQCGYCTSGMIMTAVALLGQHPDPGEKTIREFMQGNICRCGAYPRIVEAIRRAAAAMKKSHA; this is translated from the coding sequence ATGGCCAGGATTAGCGAAATCCACGTGAACGGGAAGCGCCACGCAATTGACGCTGACGCGGAGGCCACTCTGCTGAGCGTGCTGCGTGACGGCCTGGACCTTACCGGAACCAAGTTTGGATGTGGAGAAGGCCAGTGCCGCGCCTGCACCGTGCTGCTGGACGGAAAGCCCATCCACTCCTGCCTCACCCCGGTGGGCGACGCCGCCGGAAAACAGATCACCACCATCGAAGGGCTGGCAAAAGACGGCAACCTTCACCCCGTACAGCAGGCGTTTCTTGATGCCGAAGCCTTCCAGTGCGGTTACTGCACTTCCGGCATGATCATGACTGCGGTGGCGCTGCTTGGCCAGCATCCCGACCCCGGCGAAAAAACCATTCGAGAATTTATGCAGGGCAATATCTGCCGTTGCGGCGCCTATCCGCGGATTGTTGAGGCAATCCGACGTGCCGCGGCGGCCATGAAGAAGTCTCACGCATGA
- a CDS encoding O-methyltransferase, protein MPKMTKRTSVLMGMMLAMALAAFGQQGRYSNPPLASTAAEKRILAEMDRMVKNSETYLSVPREDGEALWVLTEAAGAKRVAEIGTSTGYSGLWFCMALTATGGRLTTFEIDHHRAAEALQHFKEAGVADRVTLIEGDAHQNVKKLQGPIDVVFIDADKGGYVDYLQKVLPLVRPGGLVLAHNIDMAPDYVRAVTTNPDLQTIFYMQGAGLGVTLKKR, encoded by the coding sequence ATGCCTAAGATGACCAAGCGAACGTCTGTCCTCATGGGAATGATGCTTGCCATGGCGCTGGCAGCCTTCGGCCAGCAGGGTCGCTATTCAAATCCGCCTCTGGCCAGCACGGCAGCCGAGAAGCGGATACTGGCGGAAATGGACCGCATGGTGAAAAACAGCGAGACGTATCTCAGCGTTCCAAGGGAGGACGGTGAGGCGCTGTGGGTGCTGACGGAGGCGGCCGGTGCAAAGCGCGTGGCGGAAATCGGCACGTCCACAGGTTATTCGGGGCTCTGGTTCTGCATGGCCCTCACGGCGACGGGTGGGCGCCTGACAACTTTTGAGATTGATCATCATCGCGCGGCCGAGGCGCTCCAGCATTTCAAAGAAGCCGGCGTTGCGGACCGTGTCACGCTGATTGAAGGCGACGCCCACCAGAACGTGAAGAAGCTTCAGGGGCCGATTGACGTGGTCTTCATCGACGCAGACAAGGGCGGATATGTTGACTACTTGCAGAAGGTTTTGCCGCTGGTCCGGCCCGGCGGATTGGTTCTTGCCCATAACATTGACATGGCGCCCGATTACGTTCGCGCCGTCACCACAAATCCCGATCTGCAAACCATTTTCTACATGCAGGGCGCAGGGCTCGGAGTAACTCTGAAGAAGCGCTGA
- a CDS encoding isoquinoline 1-oxidoreductase produces MSGRDIPKIAIEPERYELQEPPLHHFEPGRRDFFKLVGGGVTIFLLLPKGLAQESGRRGSGLNESLPENIGAWLHIGENGAVTVYTGKAEMGQNIRTSLTQAVAEELHVKVGAISLVMGDTDLTPFDMGTFGSRTTPTMNRQLRRVASVAREVLVGLAARQWNVPASLLVARDGEVRESSGGRSVSYAELAQGQTLARAIVENDPLTPASEWTVAGTSVSKINGRAFVTGEHQYASDIRRPGMMFGKIVRPSAYGATLESLDASKAQAMPGVTVVQDGDFVGVVAPSEFEAGRAAAAIHATWKASPQSSSAELFEYLKSHAEPNGRGEYESGSMQGGLAAAKHRLKATYTIAYIQHAPLEPRAAVAEWENGKLTAWTGSQRPFGVQEQLEEAFHLSKDKCRVIVPDTGGAYGGKHTGEAAIEAARLARAAGKPVKLVWTREEEFTWAYFRPSGVIEISSGVDGQGLLTAWEFHNYNSGAAAIRTPYDVANQHIQFHPVDAPLRQGSYRSLAAAANHFARESHMDDLAHLAKMDPLEFRLKNLKNQRLKFAFTAATDAFGWKTRKAPKGHGFGMGGGVEKGGYVATCAEVAVDRSSGQVRVVRVTSAFDCGAVVNPDGLRNQIEGANVMGLGGALFEAIEFKDGRVTNGTFTQYRVPRFSDVPEIQPVLIDRKDQPSAGAGETPICGLAPAIGNAIFHATGRRIRSMPMVPNGLKKT; encoded by the coding sequence ATGAGCGGACGGGACATTCCGAAAATCGCCATCGAGCCCGAACGTTACGAGCTTCAGGAGCCGCCGCTCCATCACTTTGAGCCTGGCCGCCGCGACTTCTTCAAGCTCGTGGGTGGCGGCGTCACCATCTTTCTGCTGCTGCCCAAAGGCCTGGCGCAGGAATCGGGCCGCAGAGGCTCCGGGCTTAATGAGTCGTTGCCGGAGAACATCGGCGCCTGGCTGCACATTGGCGAAAACGGAGCGGTGACGGTTTATACCGGCAAGGCCGAGATGGGGCAGAATATTCGCACGTCGCTGACCCAGGCCGTGGCGGAAGAATTGCACGTGAAGGTGGGGGCCATCAGCCTGGTGATGGGTGATACCGATCTCACACCCTTTGATATGGGAACTTTCGGCAGCCGCACCACTCCCACCATGAACAGGCAGCTTCGCCGCGTGGCCAGCGTGGCACGCGAGGTTCTGGTTGGCCTGGCCGCAAGGCAATGGAACGTTCCGGCTTCACTATTGGTTGCCAGGGACGGCGAAGTTCGGGAAAGCTCCGGCGGCCGGTCTGTTTCCTATGCCGAGCTTGCCCAGGGGCAGACGCTGGCCCGGGCGATTGTAGAAAACGATCCTCTGACGCCGGCAAGCGAGTGGACGGTGGCCGGGACTTCCGTCTCCAAGATCAATGGCCGCGCGTTCGTGACGGGAGAGCATCAGTACGCTTCTGACATCCGCCGGCCCGGCATGATGTTCGGCAAAATTGTGCGCCCCTCAGCCTATGGAGCGACGCTCGAATCACTCGATGCGTCCAAAGCGCAGGCGATGCCCGGCGTCACTGTGGTGCAGGACGGCGATTTTGTGGGGGTTGTTGCGCCAAGCGAATTCGAAGCCGGGCGCGCCGCGGCGGCCATCCACGCAACATGGAAGGCTTCTCCGCAATCTTCCAGCGCGGAACTGTTTGAATACTTGAAGTCGCATGCTGAGCCGAACGGCCGCGGAGAATACGAATCCGGATCGATGCAGGGCGGACTGGCCGCTGCCAAACACCGGCTGAAAGCCACATACACAATTGCCTACATTCAGCATGCTCCTCTCGAACCGCGCGCGGCCGTCGCGGAATGGGAAAACGGCAAGCTGACCGCATGGACCGGGTCGCAACGGCCGTTCGGCGTTCAAGAGCAACTGGAAGAAGCGTTCCACCTCTCAAAAGACAAATGCCGCGTGATTGTTCCCGATACGGGCGGGGCTTACGGCGGCAAACATACCGGTGAAGCGGCGATTGAGGCGGCGCGGCTGGCGCGCGCGGCTGGTAAACCGGTCAAGCTTGTGTGGACGCGCGAGGAAGAATTCACGTGGGCGTACTTCCGCCCTTCCGGCGTGATCGAAATATCCAGTGGCGTTGACGGGCAAGGTCTTCTGACCGCCTGGGAGTTTCACAACTATAATTCCGGCGCCGCAGCCATCCGGACGCCATACGACGTTGCCAACCAGCATATCCAGTTTCATCCGGTAGATGCGCCATTGCGGCAGGGTTCCTACCGGTCGCTTGCGGCAGCCGCCAACCACTTTGCGCGCGAGTCACATATGGATGACCTGGCGCACCTGGCAAAAATGGACCCGCTGGAATTCCGGTTGAAAAACCTGAAGAACCAGCGGCTGAAATTTGCCTTCACGGCGGCAACGGACGCCTTTGGCTGGAAGACACGCAAGGCCCCAAAGGGGCACGGTTTTGGAATGGGCGGCGGGGTTGAAAAGGGCGGCTACGTCGCAACCTGCGCCGAAGTCGCCGTGGACCGGTCAAGCGGCCAGGTCCGCGTGGTCCGCGTGACCAGCGCGTTCGATTGCGGGGCCGTGGTGAATCCCGACGGCCTGCGGAATCAGATTGAGGGTGCCAACGTGATGGGCCTGGGCGGCGCTCTGTTTGAGGCTATTGAATTCAAAGACGGCCGCGTCACCAACGGAACGTTCACCCAGTACCGCGTTCCCAGGTTCAGTGACGTACCTGAAATTCAACCCGTGCTTATCGACCGCAAGGATCAGCCCTCCGCCGGCGCCGGCGAGACGCCCATCTGCGGGCTTGCCCCGGCCATCGGCAATGCCATCTTTCATGCTACCGGCAGGCGCATCCGCTCAATGCCCATGGTCCCGAACGGGCTGAAGAAAACATAG
- the lon gene encoding endopeptidase La — MNEKIKKTADFENLAILPVRDTVLFPNAILPLTVGRESSLELINSLPEGEKFIGVIAQRDPRVDSPQPTDLYQIGTVAFVHKIIKLPTQSLFIFVEGLQRIALEEVLQMEPYIRAKVKALPDVVPDDKKADFDALVRSVSTLFQQAVQLSPTLSDDLQTVVMNIDDPGRLADFIAANLPSLSSTEKQELLESLDLKARLDRLNHLLAREVEVLQLRSKIQSDVQDQVTQSQREYYLREQMKAIQKELGEADEHQEIEELRRKIEAAGMTEEARKEALRELNRLSKMSPAAADYHVTRTYLDWLVVLPWKKVSELKVDVNKAKTVLETDHYDLEKIKERILDYLSVLQLKPEMKGPLLCFVGPPGVGKTSLGKSIAKALDRKFIRMSLGGIHDEAEIRGHRRTYIGALPGQIMQGIRRAETRDPVFMLDEVDKIGRDFRGDPSSALLEVLDPEQNSHFRDNYLDVQFDLSKVLFICTANVLDTIPPPLLDRMELLELQGYTEEEKIEIAIRHLIPKQTEEHGIKLGEQIEFTREAISAISRHYTREAGVRNLEREIATVCRKQARKIAEGHPEKLIVTPEILGDFLGVQKFRIETELIERTRQPGVAVGLAWTPTGGDILFVEVTSMKGGKNFAMTGHVGKVMQESMQAALAWVRAHADDYGVDPDFFQSQDIHIHVPAGAIPKDGPSAGITMASALVSALTHRPIRPRLAMTGEITLSGQVLPVGGIKEKVLAARRAGVTEVLLPAENEPNVKEDLQDNMLEGVKLRYVKTMREAINLALEKDPVPAQVPASTSTSG, encoded by the coding sequence ATGAACGAAAAAATCAAGAAGACCGCCGATTTTGAAAATCTGGCCATTTTGCCGGTTCGGGACACTGTCCTGTTTCCAAATGCCATTCTGCCGCTGACAGTGGGCCGGGAAAGCTCGCTGGAACTGATCAATTCTCTGCCCGAAGGCGAAAAGTTCATCGGGGTGATCGCACAGCGGGACCCGCGCGTGGACTCGCCTCAGCCCACCGATCTCTATCAGATCGGCACGGTGGCATTTGTCCACAAAATCATCAAGCTTCCCACGCAGAGTCTTTTTATCTTCGTCGAAGGGCTGCAACGGATTGCACTGGAAGAAGTCCTCCAGATGGAGCCGTACATCCGGGCAAAGGTCAAAGCACTTCCGGACGTTGTTCCTGACGACAAGAAAGCCGACTTTGATGCGCTGGTGCGAAGTGTTTCTACGCTCTTCCAGCAGGCCGTGCAGCTTTCTCCCACGCTTTCCGACGATCTGCAAACCGTGGTGATGAACATCGATGATCCCGGCCGCCTGGCAGATTTTATCGCCGCCAATCTCCCCTCGCTCTCGAGCACTGAAAAACAGGAATTGCTGGAGAGCCTGGACCTTAAAGCGCGGCTGGACCGCTTGAACCATCTGCTGGCCCGCGAAGTTGAGGTGTTGCAGCTCCGCTCCAAGATTCAGTCTGACGTGCAGGACCAGGTGACGCAGAGCCAGCGCGAATATTACCTGCGCGAGCAGATGAAAGCCATCCAGAAAGAGCTGGGCGAGGCCGACGAGCACCAGGAAATTGAGGAGTTGCGCAGGAAAATCGAAGCTGCGGGCATGACGGAAGAGGCCCGCAAGGAGGCGCTGCGCGAGCTGAACCGCCTGTCTAAGATGTCGCCCGCGGCTGCAGACTATCACGTCACGCGCACTTACCTTGACTGGCTGGTGGTGCTGCCGTGGAAGAAAGTCAGCGAACTGAAAGTGGATGTCAACAAGGCCAAGACGGTGCTGGAGACCGACCATTACGATCTGGAAAAAATCAAGGAAAGGATCCTTGATTACCTGTCCGTCCTGCAACTCAAGCCCGAGATGAAGGGGCCTCTGCTCTGCTTTGTGGGGCCGCCCGGAGTAGGCAAGACGTCGCTTGGCAAGTCGATTGCCAAGGCGCTCGACAGGAAGTTTATTCGCATGTCGCTTGGCGGAATTCATGACGAAGCGGAGATCCGCGGACACCGCCGGACCTATATCGGCGCGCTTCCCGGCCAGATCATGCAGGGCATCCGCCGCGCCGAAACGCGAGATCCAGTCTTCATGCTGGACGAAGTGGACAAGATCGGGCGCGACTTCCGCGGCGATCCCTCTTCCGCCCTGCTGGAAGTCCTCGACCCGGAACAGAACTCGCACTTCCGCGACAACTATCTCGACGTGCAGTTTGACCTTTCAAAGGTGCTGTTTATTTGCACGGCCAATGTGCTGGACACAATTCCTCCTCCGCTGCTCGACCGGATGGAGCTCTTGGAACTCCAGGGTTATACGGAGGAAGAAAAAATCGAAATTGCCATCCGGCACCTGATTCCCAAGCAGACTGAGGAGCACGGCATCAAGCTGGGTGAACAGATCGAATTTACCCGCGAAGCCATTTCAGCCATCAGCCGCCATTACACGCGCGAGGCTGGCGTCCGCAACCTGGAGCGCGAGATTGCCACCGTCTGCCGTAAACAAGCTCGCAAGATTGCCGAAGGGCACCCGGAAAAATTGATCGTTACGCCTGAAATCCTCGGAGATTTTCTCGGCGTCCAGAAATTCCGCATCGAAACGGAACTGATTGAGCGCACTCGCCAGCCGGGCGTGGCGGTGGGGTTGGCCTGGACGCCCACGGGGGGCGACATCCTCTTTGTCGAAGTCACTTCAATGAAGGGGGGCAAGAATTTCGCCATGACCGGCCACGTGGGCAAAGTAATGCAGGAATCCATGCAGGCAGCCCTGGCCTGGGTCCGCGCGCACGCGGATGACTACGGCGTCGATCCGGACTTCTTCCAGAGCCAGGACATTCACATCCACGTTCCCGCCGGAGCCATTCCGAAAGACGGCCCTTCCGCGGGCATCACCATGGCGTCGGCGCTGGTTTCTGCTCTGACGCATCGTCCCATTCGCCCGCGCCTGGCCATGACGGGTGAAATCACCCTCAGCGGACAGGTACTGCCTGTCGGCGGCATCAAGGAAAAAGTGCTGGCTGCAAGACGCGCCGGCGTCACCGAAGTGCTGCTGCCTGCAGAAAATGAACCCAATGTTAAAGAAGACCTGCAGGACAACATGCTGGAAGGCGTTAAACTGCGTTACGTGAAGACGATGCGCGAAGCCATTAACCTGGCGCTGGAGAAGGACCCCGTCCCGGCGCAGGTTCCCGCGTCCACCAGCACTTCAGGGTAA
- a CDS encoding tetratricopeptide repeat protein: MPPEGDRLCPRCGQLIPAGQAGCPVCTRPQGFLWSLERETLVLLSMVLLAIFFGVTGFTVKRYHASQQALGGRWYLKGEAALQANRPEEAVDDFHTALVYARDNTLYQKRLAEALVKANNLVEAKAYLQTLWVRQPGDGAVNLELARLSGDAHNIPEAIRYYQNAVFGVWEFNPEGNRRDVRLELSKFLLAEGERNAAESELIALQADLPPDASLHTQVGLMFVQVEDYRRALNEFQQALKLDPKLEGAWAGAGEASYQLADFTQARRYFRRAIELNPRNQEAAMKFEMSRLIIDLDPFQRRLTQKERGRRTIENFQRALSHLKQCAQSRGVNLQIQQSTGPFASVYSSVKRMQPKVSRKILRANPDLIPNVMDLVMQMEETAQQACGVPPPPDQALLMISHTRGATER, from the coding sequence ATGCCTCCAGAGGGTGATCGCCTTTGCCCAAGATGTGGGCAACTGATTCCTGCCGGCCAGGCGGGTTGTCCAGTCTGCACGCGCCCGCAGGGGTTTCTCTGGTCGCTGGAGCGGGAAACTCTGGTCCTGCTCAGCATGGTGCTACTGGCAATTTTCTTCGGGGTCACCGGATTCACGGTCAAGAGATATCACGCCTCGCAACAGGCTCTTGGCGGCAGATGGTATCTGAAGGGAGAAGCAGCCCTCCAGGCGAATCGTCCTGAGGAAGCAGTGGATGATTTCCACACCGCTCTCGTTTACGCGCGCGACAACACGTTATACCAGAAGCGCCTGGCCGAGGCGCTGGTCAAGGCCAACAACCTGGTGGAGGCCAAGGCTTATCTTCAGACGCTTTGGGTGCGCCAGCCGGGGGACGGAGCAGTAAATCTCGAACTTGCCCGGCTGTCGGGTGATGCACACAATATCCCAGAAGCAATCCGCTACTACCAGAATGCGGTTTTCGGCGTCTGGGAATTCAATCCCGAGGGCAACAGGCGTGACGTGCGACTTGAATTATCCAAGTTCCTGCTGGCGGAAGGCGAAAGAAATGCCGCGGAATCCGAACTCATCGCTCTCCAGGCAGACTTGCCACCCGACGCCAGTCTCCACACGCAGGTCGGACTCATGTTTGTCCAGGTGGAGGATTACCGGCGGGCGCTGAATGAATTTCAACAGGCATTGAAACTCGATCCCAAGTTGGAGGGGGCATGGGCTGGAGCGGGAGAGGCTTCATATCAGCTTGCCGACTTCACACAAGCCCGGCGTTATTTCCGCAGGGCCATCGAACTGAACCCCAGGAACCAGGAAGCAGCCATGAAGTTTGAAATGAGCAGGTTAATTATCGATCTCGATCCTTTCCAGCGCAGACTGACCCAGAAAGAACGCGGACGGCGAACGATTGAGAACTTTCAACGGGCACTATCCCACCTGAAGCAATGCGCTCAGAGCCGGGGAGTGAATCTGCAGATTCAACAGTCGACCGGCCCATTCGCGAGCGTTTATTCCAGTGTGAAAAGGATGCAGCCGAAAGTCAGCCGGAAAATTCTTCGCGCCAACCCGGATCTTATCCCCAACGTGATGGATCTGGTGATGCAAATGGAGGAAACAGCCCAGCAGGCCTGCGGAGTTCCTCCCCCGCCGGACCAGGCATTGCTGATGATCTCTCATACACGAGGTGCTACAGAACGGTGA
- a CDS encoding superoxide dismutase: MPFTLPALTYATDALEPYIDKMTMEIHHGKHHGGYVNNLNKAIESVSELAGKTVEELLANNCSLVPENIRTAVRNNGGGHANHSMFWTIMGPKKGGQPSGNLAEAIKSAFGGFDQFKEKFGAAATTRFGSGWAWLVKTSAGKLDIYSTANQDSPLMEGKFPVMGLDVWEHAYYLKYQNRRPEYIQNWWNVVDWAAVEKRFATGK, from the coding sequence ATGCCGTTTACTCTTCCCGCTCTTACCTATGCAACCGATGCACTGGAACCTTATATCGACAAAATGACAATGGAAATCCACCATGGCAAACACCACGGCGGGTACGTCAACAACCTGAACAAGGCGATCGAATCCGTGTCCGAACTGGCTGGCAAAACGGTCGAGGAACTTCTGGCCAACAACTGCTCGCTGGTGCCGGAAAATATTCGAACTGCCGTCCGCAACAACGGGGGCGGCCACGCCAACCATTCCATGTTCTGGACCATCATGGGCCCGAAGAAGGGCGGCCAGCCCAGCGGCAACCTGGCGGAAGCCATCAAGAGCGCTTTTGGCGGGTTCGATCAGTTCAAGGAAAAATTCGGCGCTGCCGCCACCACGCGGTTTGGTTCGGGATGGGCGTGGCTGGTGAAAACGAGCGCGGGCAAGCTGGACATCTATTCAACGGCCAACCAGGACAGCCCTCTCATGGAGGGGAAATTCCCGGTGATGGGGCTTGACGTGTGGGAGCATGCCTACTACCTGAAGTACCAGAACCGCCGGCCTGAGTACATTCAAAACTGGTGGAACGTGGTGGACTGGGCAGCCGTCGAAAAGCGGTTTGCAACCGGAAAGTAA
- a CDS encoding chloride channel protein, translating into MRSEPGSESADSTVDRPIRERLFQCEKDAAESQPENSSRQPGSYPQRDGSGDANGGNSPAGLRSSSPAGPGIADDLSYTRCYRTVIDPAVTNPDIAEPRAAQLLHRYGERLRDRLVKLRLPRLFLHEEGLFLILAVIIGLFSGLAVVCFQISIDWTRIKLLGSSLAPGPFLVLLVPPLAGLAVAALVIFVFPGVRGSGVNQTKAAVYIYDGYIPFSTVIGKFVTCALAIGSGQSLGPEDPSLQMGAGIASALGRRLHLSREKVRLIAPVGAAAGLAAAFNAPISAVLFVIEEVIGKWSAGVLGAIVLSAVSSVTVLHLFLGEAPLFRVPPFHLMHPGELLAYAILGIVGGFASLAFVRLVSFLRMRSKAMPKWTHYIQPAAAGLLIGVAGIWMPQVMGAGYDIIDQALHDQFTWKLLALLAIFKIIATSLSFSSGTPGGMFAPTLFIGAMIGGAVGGVEQILFPHLGGTVGGFALVGMGVLFAGFMRVPMTSVFMVLELSGNYSLILPVMISNTIAYLISLRYQPVPLFDLISRQDGTDLPSMEEQRERSTLHVEDAMRPPAEIVLRAEDTVADASRRVSATALEFFLVTHRNGDWTSVTKEELRRLVKEGKGASPLARAVSNPPLPRLHPDQPLDAALQQIGEWPILPVIHRADFNNLQGIVSIADILAAYGASNDEEHGKESGGPSVPEADLHPEGSRP; encoded by the coding sequence ATGCGCTCAGAGCCGGGGAGTGAATCTGCAGATTCAACAGTCGACCGGCCCATTCGCGAGCGTTTATTCCAGTGTGAAAAGGATGCAGCCGAAAGTCAGCCGGAAAATTCTTCGCGCCAACCCGGATCTTATCCCCAACGTGATGGATCTGGTGATGCAAATGGAGGAAACAGCCCAGCAGGCCTGCGGAGTTCCTCCCCCGCCGGACCAGGCATTGCTGATGATCTCTCATACACGAGGTGCTACAGAACGGTGATCGATCCCGCAGTGACCAATCCTGATATTGCTGAACCCCGCGCCGCCCAGCTCCTTCATCGATATGGGGAAAGATTACGCGACCGGTTAGTGAAATTGCGGCTGCCGCGGCTCTTTTTGCATGAAGAAGGCCTCTTTCTAATTCTGGCGGTAATCATTGGGCTTTTCTCCGGGCTCGCAGTCGTATGTTTCCAGATTTCCATCGACTGGACGCGGATCAAACTTTTGGGATCCAGCCTGGCCCCAGGCCCGTTCCTTGTCCTTCTGGTTCCGCCATTGGCGGGGCTGGCCGTTGCGGCCCTGGTCATCTTTGTATTTCCGGGCGTCCGAGGCAGCGGCGTCAACCAGACAAAAGCCGCCGTCTACATATATGACGGCTATATTCCGTTCAGCACAGTGATCGGCAAGTTCGTGACCTGTGCTCTCGCAATCGGGAGCGGGCAGTCACTGGGGCCTGAAGACCCTTCTCTCCAGATGGGCGCTGGCATCGCATCGGCACTGGGAAGACGTCTTCATCTCTCACGCGAAAAAGTGCGGCTGATTGCTCCCGTCGGCGCCGCTGCAGGACTGGCGGCCGCCTTCAACGCACCTATTTCAGCCGTCCTTTTTGTCATCGAGGAAGTGATTGGGAAGTGGAGTGCTGGGGTCCTGGGCGCGATCGTGCTTTCCGCTGTATCCAGCGTCACGGTACTGCACTTGTTCCTCGGCGAAGCTCCGTTGTTTCGAGTTCCACCCTTCCACCTCATGCATCCAGGCGAGTTGCTCGCCTATGCTATCCTCGGCATAGTTGGGGGATTTGCCTCTCTGGCGTTCGTCCGCCTCGTCTCCTTTCTCCGGATGCGCTCGAAAGCCATGCCTAAGTGGACCCATTACATCCAGCCGGCAGCGGCCGGACTGCTGATTGGAGTGGCAGGAATCTGGATGCCGCAAGTAATGGGAGCCGGTTACGACATCATTGACCAGGCATTGCATGACCAGTTCACCTGGAAGTTGCTGGCGCTCCTGGCGATTTTTAAAATCATTGCCACGAGCCTTTCATTTTCAAGCGGCACGCCCGGCGGCATGTTCGCGCCAACGCTGTTTATCGGGGCCATGATCGGTGGTGCTGTGGGCGGAGTTGAGCAAATTCTCTTTCCGCACCTGGGAGGAACTGTCGGTGGCTTTGCACTTGTGGGAATGGGAGTACTCTTTGCTGGTTTTATGCGTGTTCCCATGACTTCAGTGTTCATGGTGCTGGAATTGAGCGGAAACTACTCCCTCATTCTACCCGTGATGATTTCGAACACCATCGCCTACCTGATCTCGCTCCGGTACCAGCCGGTGCCTCTGTTCGATCTGATTTCTCGCCAGGACGGCACCGACCTGCCTTCCATGGAAGAGCAGCGCGAGCGTTCAACACTGCATGTAGAGGATGCCATGCGCCCGCCTGCGGAAATTGTCTTGCGCGCTGAAGACACGGTGGCCGATGCGTCAAGACGGGTGAGTGCCACGGCGCTGGAATTTTTCCTAGTGACTCACAGAAACGGCGACTGGACAAGCGTGACAAAGGAAGAATTGCGCCGCCTGGTCAAGGAAGGAAAAGGAGCTTCGCCGCTTGCAAGGGCGGTGTCTAATCCCCCGCTACCCCGGCTTCATCCCGACCAGCCACTCGATGCTGCCCTTCAGCAGATCGGGGAGTGGCCAATTCTACCCGTCATCCACAGGGCCGATTTTAATAACCTGCAGGGGATCGTCTCTATTGCCGATATCCTGGCTGCCTATGGGGCCTCGAATGATGAGGAGCATGGCAAAGAGAGCGGCGGACCTTCCGTCCCTGAGGCCGATCTTCACCCTGAAGGCAGCCGGCCGTAA
- a CDS encoding CBS domain-containing protein, whose translation MSLLKIAHVPPAKIEAGQSVLEAVRIMAREGVGAVSVIERGERAELCGVFTERDVMLRVVLQKLDPEHTKVRDVMTAPVATILEELSAEEAFNQMVDRHMRHLAIVSEDGDLLGMLSIRNLLEHLVEDLRRELNSLDQYISNDGPGG comes from the coding sequence ATGAGTCTTCTAAAGATTGCTCACGTACCTCCCGCAAAGATTGAGGCGGGACAGTCAGTTCTTGAGGCGGTCCGGATAATGGCGAGAGAAGGGGTTGGGGCTGTTTCTGTTATCGAAAGGGGCGAGCGTGCTGAGCTGTGCGGCGTTTTTACTGAGCGTGACGTGATGCTGCGCGTTGTGCTCCAGAAGCTCGATCCGGAACACACAAAAGTGCGCGATGTGATGACGGCCCCGGTTGCGACCATTCTCGAAGAGCTGAGCGCCGAAGAAGCATTCAACCAGATGGTTGACCGACATATGCGCCACTTGGCGATTGTTTCAGAGGACGGGGATCTCCTCGGAATGCTGTCCATCCGTAATCTGCTTGAACATCTCGTAGAGGACCTTCGCCGCGAACTTAATTCCCTTGACCAGTACATCTCAAATGACGGCCCGGGTGGATGA